From one Coxiella-like endosymbiont genomic stretch:
- a CDS encoding superoxide dismutase: MAFELPNLPYKLNALEPYISQETMEYHHGKHHRAYVDKLNKLIKGTPLEKKSLEEIIMQSDGGIFNNAAQSWSHNFYWHCMSPEGGGDPSGDLALALKECFGSLEKFKEEFTNSANNHFGSGWAWLVQDKNGKLEVLSTVNARNPMTESKKPLLTWDVWEHAYYIDNRNDRPKYVNNFWYVVNWDFATKNFQSK; this comes from the coding sequence ATGGCCTTTGAACTACCAAATCTGCCTTATAAGTTAAACGCCCTCGAACCCTATATTTCTCAAGAAACCATGGAATACCATCATGGCAAACATCATCGTGCTTATGTGGACAAATTGAACAAACTCATTAAAGGCACTCCCCTCGAAAAAAAATCCCTTGAAGAAATTATCATGCAATCCGATGGCGGCATTTTCAACAATGCAGCCCAAAGCTGGAGTCATAACTTTTATTGGCATTGTATGAGCCCAGAGGGTGGTGGAGACCCGAGCGGCGATCTTGCTTTGGCGCTAAAAGAATGTTTTGGGTCATTAGAAAAGTTTAAAGAAGAATTCACCAATTCCGCTAATAATCATTTCGGTTCCGGGTGGGCGTGGTTAGTCCAAGATAAAAATGGAAAACTGGAAGTCTTAAGTACAGTAAACGCTCGCAATCCCATGACGGAGAGTAAGAAACCATTATTAACCTGGGATGTATGGGAACATGCCTATTACATTGATAACCGCAACGATCGTCCCAAATACGTCAATAATTTTTGGTATGTAGTCAATTGGGACTTTGCAACAAAAAATTTTCAATCTAAATGA
- a CDS encoding DUF1841 family protein gives MIPVHHEYHSVLDNPNEQLHQNYTTDTNLFLHMSLYLGLLEQLNMDRPSRIKFYYQQLLSKWATPISLIMDMMATFIWEAQRKPNEIICY, from the coding sequence GTGATCCCAGTTCACCACGAATATCACAGCGTTTTGGATAATCCGAATGAACAACTTCATCAAAACTACACCACTGATACGAATCTTTTTTTACATATGAGTTTGTATTTAGGGCTCTTGGAACAATTGAATATGGATCGTCCCTCGAGAATCAAATTTTATTATCAACAATTGCTGAGTAAGTGGGCGACTCCCATAAGTTTGATCATGGATATGATGGCTACCTTTATTTGGGAAGCCCAACGGAAACCCAACGAAATAATATGCTACTGA
- the dapB gene encoding 4-hydroxy-tetrahydrodipicolinate reductase has product MINVIVNGINGKMGQVLKESITAQSDLNLVAGTGRQDNLTEIIKATEADVVIDFTTPHAVFTNTETIINAGARLVVGTTGLTLEQIGILSKQCQVKKIGGIIAPNFSLGAILMMKYARDATHYFPDAEIIEMHHPHKMDAPSGTAIKTAQMMSEVDASSQGAKEEAPPNHARGVLKNNVPIHSIRLPGLFSHQSVIFGRNGETLTIRHDGTDRSCTMPGVFLACRKVMDLDHLVYGLENIL; this is encoded by the coding sequence ATGATCAACGTTATTGTCAATGGAATTAACGGTAAAATGGGCCAAGTGCTTAAAGAGAGCATTACGGCCCAATCTGATCTTAATTTAGTTGCAGGAACGGGACGACAAGATAATTTAACGGAAATTATTAAAGCGACGGAAGCAGACGTGGTCATCGACTTCACTACCCCTCACGCGGTTTTTACTAACACAGAAACAATTATCAACGCGGGTGCGCGTCTCGTAGTTGGGACTACGGGATTAACCTTAGAACAGATTGGTATTCTATCGAAACAATGTCAGGTAAAAAAAATAGGTGGAATAATTGCTCCCAATTTTTCTTTAGGCGCCATCTTGATGATGAAATACGCCAGAGACGCTACCCACTATTTCCCAGATGCTGAAATTATTGAAATGCATCATCCTCATAAAATGGATGCTCCTTCAGGCACTGCAATCAAAACCGCTCAAATGATGTCGGAAGTAGATGCTTCTTCTCAAGGAGCTAAAGAAGAAGCCCCTCCTAACCACGCTCGCGGAGTATTAAAAAATAACGTGCCTATCCATTCTATTCGTCTTCCCGGTTTATTCTCCCACCAATCCGTAATTTTCGGCAGGAATGGTGAAACTCTGACCATTCGCCATGACGGAACGGACCGCAGTTGCACAATGCCTGGCGTTTTTCTGGCGTGTCGAAAAGTAATGGACTTGGATCATTTAGTGTATGGTTTAGAGAACATTTTGTGA
- the gcvPB gene encoding aminomethyl-transferring glycine dehydrogenase subunit GcvPB gives MLIFEKSQENRRAGSQKIQEKIEAHDIPSDLLRRDLPYLPELSELEVVRHFTQLSTENFSIDTHFYPLGSCTMKYNPRAANRLASLPGYLKRHPLTPELQSQSFLQCLYELQIMLADIAGMEKVSLTSMAGAQGEFAGVSMIKAYHESRGDYERTEMLVPEAAHGTNPASAAMCGYSVKEVATTTEGDIDLEKLKKMVGPKTAGIMLTNPSTLGVFERQIIEVSKIIHDAGGLLYYDGANLNAILGKYRPGDMGFDVMHLNLHKTFATPHGGGGPGAGPVAASRRLVEFLPVPMVGKNDEGYYWITQKHRPKTIGRLSTFMGNAGVLLRAYIYLRMLGKEGTIRVAEFSTLNSNYLMKRLAQLGFTLAFPNRRASHEFIVTVKLLTRQYGITALDIAKRFLDYGFHAPTIYFPLLIPECLLIEPTETESKQTLDRFIEALQKILVEIKDNSEIVQNAPHRQSVGRLDEVKAARDLDLRWCPPRTPKTLLPNL, from the coding sequence ATGCTAATTTTCGAAAAATCGCAAGAAAATCGACGTGCAGGATCGCAAAAAATTCAGGAAAAAATAGAAGCTCATGATATTCCGTCAGATTTATTACGTCGGGATTTACCGTATCTTCCCGAATTATCCGAACTTGAAGTGGTTCGACATTTCACCCAATTATCCACAGAAAATTTTTCAATTGATACGCATTTTTATCCGTTAGGTTCTTGCACAATGAAATACAACCCACGAGCAGCTAATCGATTAGCTTCGCTCCCAGGTTATTTAAAACGCCATCCGTTAACACCTGAGCTACAAAGCCAGTCTTTTTTGCAATGTCTTTATGAATTGCAAATTATGTTGGCAGATATCGCGGGAATGGAAAAAGTTTCGCTAACGTCTATGGCAGGTGCTCAAGGTGAATTTGCCGGCGTGTCAATGATAAAGGCGTATCATGAAAGTCGGGGTGATTATGAACGCACGGAAATGCTGGTACCTGAGGCTGCCCACGGCACCAATCCTGCTTCTGCCGCCATGTGCGGGTATAGTGTTAAAGAAGTGGCGACGACAACTGAAGGCGATATCGATCTTGAAAAATTGAAAAAAATGGTGGGGCCTAAAACGGCCGGTATTATGCTAACTAATCCTTCGACGTTGGGTGTATTTGAAAGGCAAATTATAGAAGTTTCCAAAATTATTCACGACGCTGGTGGCTTGCTTTATTACGATGGAGCAAATTTAAATGCGATTTTAGGAAAATATCGACCGGGTGATATGGGATTCGATGTCATGCATTTAAATTTGCATAAAACCTTTGCGACCCCGCACGGTGGGGGAGGTCCTGGAGCGGGTCCTGTAGCAGCTAGCAGAAGACTTGTAGAATTTTTACCAGTGCCAATGGTTGGAAAAAATGATGAGGGGTATTATTGGATCACACAAAAACACCGGCCAAAAACGATTGGCCGATTGTCGACTTTCATGGGTAATGCAGGTGTATTATTGCGAGCGTATATTTATTTGCGCATGTTAGGCAAGGAAGGAACTATTAGGGTCGCTGAATTTTCTACTTTAAATTCTAATTATTTAATGAAACGTTTAGCGCAGTTAGGATTTACTTTAGCTTTCCCGAATCGGCGTGCTTCTCATGAATTTATTGTGACAGTGAAACTGTTAACCCGGCAATACGGGATAACTGCATTGGATATCGCTAAGCGATTTTTAGATTACGGATTTCATGCGCCAACAATTTATTTTCCTTTATTAATTCCTGAATGTTTGTTAATCGAGCCCACCGAAACAGAAAGTAAACAGACTTTAGATCGTTTTATAGAAGCCTTACAGAAAATTTTGGTTGAGATAAAAGATAATTCTGAAATAGTGCAGAACGCACCGCATCGTCAGTCCGTGGGGCGATTGGATGAAGTTAAAGCGGCTCGCGATTTAGATCTTCGCTGGTGTCCTCCTCGGACTCCCAAAACTCTGCTTCCAAACTTATAA
- the gcvT gene encoding glycine cleavage system aminomethyltransferase GcvT, with product MLHHMLQRTPLYEEHSQAKAHFVDFAGWEMPLHYGSQIDEHHRVRQHVGIFDVSHMGIVDIKGENATSFLRFLLANDIAKLKELGRALYSCMLNDTGGVIDDLIVYYLFHSHYRLVINAATREKDVAWMKKQSRPYQVSVNEQPKMCIIAIQGPEVFSVAQKIFDEAINAKLTQLKSFQFILSDDLLIARTGYTGEDGFEMIVPDPQARELWQKAVRGGARPCGLGARDTLRLEAGLNLYGTDMDETTSPLCSNLGWTVSWDDPNRNFIGRTALENQLDRGIEEQLVGLIMEEPGVLRNHQKIRLNNQQKGEITSGSFSPTLKQAVALARIPNEEFEAASIERRGKQIPLKIIKPPFVRRGKKTF from the coding sequence ATGCTTCACCATATGCTTCAACGCACACCGCTCTACGAAGAGCATTCTCAAGCAAAGGCTCACTTTGTTGATTTTGCTGGTTGGGAAATGCCTCTCCATTATGGATCACAAATTGATGAGCATCACCGAGTGCGGCAGCATGTTGGTATTTTTGATGTTTCCCACATGGGAATTGTTGATATAAAAGGGGAAAATGCTACGTCTTTTCTGCGCTTTCTATTAGCTAATGATATTGCGAAACTTAAGGAGCTCGGTCGTGCGCTCTACAGCTGTATGTTGAACGACACTGGAGGAGTGATCGATGATCTTATTGTTTATTATTTATTCCACTCTCATTATCGACTCGTAATTAATGCAGCAACTCGAGAAAAAGATGTGGCTTGGATGAAAAAGCAAAGCCGACCTTATCAAGTGAGTGTTAACGAGCAGCCCAAAATGTGTATTATTGCCATTCAAGGCCCTGAGGTATTTTCCGTCGCTCAAAAGATTTTTGATGAAGCGATCAATGCAAAATTAACACAGCTTAAGTCCTTTCAATTTATTTTGTCAGATGATTTATTGATAGCTCGTACTGGATACACCGGGGAAGATGGGTTCGAAATGATTGTTCCCGATCCGCAAGCGCGCGAATTATGGCAAAAAGCGGTGCGTGGTGGAGCGAGACCTTGTGGGTTAGGAGCTCGAGATACCCTCCGTTTGGAGGCGGGGTTAAATTTATATGGTACCGACATGGATGAAACAACATCTCCCCTTTGTTCCAATCTCGGTTGGACAGTGTCTTGGGATGATCCCAATCGCAATTTTATCGGTCGTACCGCTTTAGAGAACCAATTAGACCGAGGCATTGAAGAACAGCTGGTTGGATTAATCATGGAAGAACCTGGTGTTTTGCGGAATCATCAAAAAATTCGGTTAAATAATCAGCAGAAAGGAGAAATTACCAGCGGTAGTTTTTCTCCTACCTTAAAACAGGCTGTTGCCTTGGCTCGTATTCCTAATGAGGAGTTTGAGGCCGCTTCTATCGAACGGCGAGGTAAACAAATTCCGCTTAAGATAATCAAGCCACCTTTTGTGCGTCGAGGTAAAAAAACCTTTTGA
- the groL gene encoding chaperonin GroEL (60 kDa chaperone family; promotes refolding of misfolded polypeptides especially under stressful conditions; forms two stacked rings of heptamers to form a barrel-shaped 14mer; ends can be capped by GroES; misfolded proteins enter the barrel where they are refolded when GroES binds), whose protein sequence is MAAKVLKFSHEALHAMSRGVDVLANAVKVTLGPKGRNVVLDKSFGAPTVTKDGVSVAKEIELKDKFENMGVQMVKEVASRTSDDAGDGTTTATVLAQAILVEGIKAVIAGMNPMDLKRGIDKAVAAAVAELKQISKPCEDKTAIAQVGTISANSDESIGQIIADAMEKVGKEGVITVEDGSGLENELEVVEGMQFDRGYLSPYFINNQQNMSAELENPFILLVDKKISNIRELISLLENVAKSGRSLLVVAEDVEGEALATLVVNNIRGVVKVAAVKAPGFGDRRKAMLQDIAVLTGAKVISEEVGLSLESATLGDLGSAKRVVVTKEDTTIIDGAGDTGNIKDRVKQIRVEIEASTSDYDKEKLQERLAKLAGGVAVIKVGAATEVEMKEKKARVEDALHATRAAVEEGVVPGGGVALIRVIRALEDINVDNEDQRTGVEIARRAMAYPISQIIKNAGEQAAVIADKVLNHKDVNYGYNAAKGEYGNMIEMGILDPTKVTRTALQNAASIAGLMITTECMVTEAPKEKEEPVAGGDMGGMGGMGGMGGMM, encoded by the coding sequence ATGGCTGCAAAAGTTTTAAAGTTTTCTCATGAAGCATTACACGCAATGAGTCGTGGTGTGGATGTTTTAGCAAACGCCGTGAAGGTAACTTTGGGCCCTAAAGGCCGCAACGTTGTATTAGATAAATCATTTGGTGCTCCAACCGTTACTAAAGACGGTGTGAGTGTTGCTAAGGAAATTGAATTAAAAGATAAATTCGAAAATATGGGCGTCCAAATGGTTAAAGAAGTGGCTTCCCGCACTTCGGACGATGCTGGTGACGGCACGACAACTGCTACTGTATTAGCACAAGCTATTTTAGTAGAGGGCATCAAGGCCGTTATAGCCGGTATGAATCCGATGGATTTGAAACGCGGTATTGACAAAGCGGTAGCCGCTGCTGTTGCAGAATTGAAACAAATTTCTAAACCCTGCGAAGATAAAACCGCCATTGCTCAAGTAGGAACCATTTCAGCTAACTCAGATGAATCTATTGGTCAAATTATTGCTGATGCAATGGAAAAGGTGGGTAAAGAAGGTGTTATTACTGTAGAAGATGGCTCTGGGTTGGAAAATGAGTTGGAAGTAGTAGAAGGGATGCAGTTCGATCGTGGTTACCTGTCACCTTACTTCATCAACAATCAACAAAACATGAGCGCAGAACTTGAAAATCCATTTATTTTATTAGTAGACAAGAAGATTTCTAATATTCGTGAATTAATTTCGTTATTGGAAAACGTTGCAAAATCCGGTCGATCACTCTTAGTAGTGGCAGAAGATGTTGAAGGCGAAGCTTTAGCAACTTTAGTAGTGAATAACATCCGTGGGGTTGTGAAAGTAGCCGCTGTTAAGGCTCCAGGTTTTGGTGATCGTCGCAAAGCAATGCTGCAAGATATTGCTGTTTTGACTGGCGCTAAAGTGATTTCTGAAGAAGTTGGATTATCACTGGAATCAGCAACGCTGGGTGATTTAGGTTCCGCTAAACGTGTAGTGGTCACTAAAGAAGACACCACTATTATTGATGGCGCGGGCGATACTGGCAACATTAAAGACCGCGTAAAACAAATCCGAGTAGAAATTGAAGCAAGCACTTCCGATTATGATAAGGAGAAATTGCAAGAACGTCTGGCTAAATTAGCTGGTGGTGTTGCAGTAATTAAGGTGGGTGCTGCGACGGAAGTTGAAATGAAGGAGAAAAAAGCGCGCGTGGAAGATGCTCTTCATGCAACTCGCGCTGCTGTGGAAGAAGGGGTAGTACCTGGTGGTGGTGTGGCATTGATCCGCGTTATAAGGGCTTTGGAGGATATCAACGTGGACAATGAAGATCAACGCACGGGTGTTGAAATTGCCCGTCGCGCTATGGCTTATCCGATTTCTCAAATTATAAAAAATGCAGGAGAACAAGCCGCCGTTATCGCCGATAAGGTATTGAATCATAAGGATGTAAATTATGGTTACAATGCTGCTAAAGGCGAATATGGGAACATGATTGAGATGGGTATTCTCGATCCCACCAAGGTTACTCGCACGGCCTTACAAAATGCAGCTTCCATTGCGGGGCTCATGATTACTACGGAATGCATGGTGACTGAAGCTCCAAAAGAGAAAGAGGAACCTGTCGCTGGTGGTGATATGGGAGGAATGGGTGGTATGGGCGGCATGGGTGGCATGATGTAA
- a CDS encoding co-chaperone GroES: protein MNIRPLHDRVVVHRLEEKERTSAGGIVIPDSAAEKPSEGKIVAVGPGKFENGEVRPLNVKVGDRILFGKYAGTEVKVGGKEYVVMREDDIMGVIEE from the coding sequence ATGAATATACGTCCATTACACGATCGAGTGGTGGTCCATCGCCTTGAAGAAAAAGAACGCACTTCAGCAGGTGGCATCGTCATTCCAGACTCTGCCGCTGAAAAACCTTCTGAAGGAAAAATCGTCGCGGTCGGCCCCGGCAAATTTGAAAATGGTGAGGTTCGCCCTTTGAATGTCAAAGTTGGCGATCGTATTTTGTTCGGCAAATACGCTGGCACCGAAGTCAAAGTTGGTGGCAAGGAATATGTTGTCATGCGAGAAGATGACATTATGGGTGTAATTGAAGAATAA
- a CDS encoding peroxiredoxin produces MVVLVGHEAPDFMVPAVLANGDIVENFNLTEAIQNKYGLVFFYPLNFTFVCPSELIALDHAIDEFHKRNVEVVAVSIDSQFAHYVWRNVPIEKGGIGPVRYTLAADVSHSICRSYGVEHSEAGVALRGAFLIDKQGIVRSQIVNDLPLGRSIPEILRIVDALQFTEENGKVCPANWKKGDVGMQPSPAGVAKYLSENAENL; encoded by the coding sequence ATGGTAGTTTTAGTGGGTCATGAAGCCCCTGATTTTATGGTTCCTGCAGTGTTGGCGAATGGTGATATCGTAGAAAACTTTAATTTAACTGAAGCCATCCAAAACAAATACGGGCTGGTTTTCTTTTATCCTCTTAATTTTACATTCGTATGTCCTTCTGAGTTGATTGCTTTGGATCATGCGATTGATGAATTCCACAAACGCAATGTAGAGGTAGTGGCTGTTTCTATAGATTCACAGTTTGCCCATTATGTTTGGCGTAATGTTCCCATAGAAAAAGGTGGGATTGGACCTGTCCGGTATACTTTAGCTGCGGACGTTTCACATAGCATTTGCCGCAGCTATGGAGTAGAACATTCCGAAGCCGGCGTTGCTTTACGTGGCGCTTTTTTAATTGATAAGCAAGGAATTGTCCGATCTCAAATTGTAAATGACTTACCGTTGGGTCGAAGTATTCCGGAAATCCTGCGTATAGTGGATGCCCTCCAATTTACTGAAGAAAATGGTAAAGTTTGTCCGGCAAACTGGAAAAAAGGTGATGTTGGGATGCAGCCTTCTCCAGCAGGTGTTGCAAAATATTTGTCCGAAAATGCCGAAAATTTATAA
- a CDS encoding RnfABCDGE type electron transport complex subunit B, protein MNTKEELINKLDDLLPQTQCGLCNYKACRPYATAIVHNETTIDHCLPGGIDTLINIATCLGQDPAPYRDKMEKKAKLPAIAIIREEECIGCTKCIQACPTDAIVGASKLMHTIITDACTGCERCLPPCPMDCIEIKILPPITVEEQKQHAHKWRLRYEKRQKRLVRDKIEQQRKYQEAKLTNISKQTLEARQMAIRTAVARVQAKRKMS, encoded by the coding sequence ATGAACACAAAAGAAGAATTAATTAATAAACTAGATGACTTATTGCCTCAAACACAATGCGGTTTGTGCAACTACAAGGCGTGCCGTCCTTACGCCACAGCAATTGTGCATAACGAAACTACGATAGACCATTGTTTACCGGGTGGAATCGACACACTTATCAATATAGCCACTTGCTTAGGTCAGGACCCTGCTCCCTATAGGGACAAGATGGAGAAAAAAGCCAAGCTGCCAGCCATAGCCATCATTCGTGAAGAGGAATGTATTGGCTGCACCAAATGCATCCAAGCTTGCCCCACCGACGCAATTGTCGGTGCTTCAAAGCTTATGCACACAATAATTACCGATGCGTGCACCGGCTGTGAACGGTGCCTCCCACCCTGCCCTATGGATTGCATTGAAATAAAAATACTTCCCCCTATTACCGTTGAAGAACAAAAACAGCACGCGCACAAATGGCGCTTACGTTATGAAAAACGTCAAAAAAGGCTTGTGCGAGATAAAATTGAACAACAACGCAAATATCAGGAGGCTAAATTAACCAATATATCTAAGCAAACATTAGAAGCTCGTCAAATGGCTATTCGGACTGCCGTAGCTCGCGTTCAGGCAAAAAGGAAAATGTCATGA
- the gcvH gene encoding glycine cleavage system protein GcvH: protein MVEFPAELHYSKSHEWVRKESDGTFTVGVTDHAQEQLGDLVFVELPDVDGQVDASDEVAVVESVKTAADVYSPLTGKVVEVNEALQTDPALVNRDPYGDGWLYRIRPDDESELDALLNAPDYETLTQEK from the coding sequence ATGGTAGAATTTCCTGCGGAACTACACTACAGCAAAAGTCATGAATGGGTAAGGAAGGAATCCGATGGTACTTTTACGGTAGGGGTTACGGATCATGCTCAGGAACAGCTAGGGGACCTCGTATTTGTTGAATTACCGGATGTCGATGGCCAAGTAGATGCTAGTGATGAAGTAGCTGTGGTGGAATCCGTAAAGACAGCAGCTGATGTTTATTCCCCTTTAACGGGTAAGGTGGTGGAAGTTAATGAAGCACTTCAAACGGACCCAGCCTTGGTAAATCGTGACCCTTACGGCGATGGTTGGCTTTATCGCATCAGACCTGATGACGAAAGTGAACTCGATGCGTTATTAAACGCTCCCGATTATGAAACCTTAACCCAGGAAAAATAA
- the gcvPA gene encoding aminomethyl-transferring glycine dehydrogenase subunit GcvPA has protein sequence MPFIPHTPNDQKEMLALIGADNIERLFDEIPSNLMRAALKQIPEGLNEAAITHLMEEREPQKSLCFIGAGAYEHHIPAAVWEITTRGEFYTAYTPYQAEASQGNLQLIYEYQTMMAELLAMDVSNASLYDGASALAEAALMAVRLKRGKTRRILVPATVHPAYRQVLTSIVQQQKISVEVIPYDLKQGIVDHQWLGTVDMTDVTALIIPQPNFFGALEAVDTLTDWAHGQDILVIASVNPLAMTLLKPPGRWGRQQGVDIACGEGQPLGVPLASGGPYFGFIGCKKEYVRQLPGRIVARTVDGEGREGFTLTLQAREQHIRRSKATSNICTNQGLVVTAATIYLSLLGAKGLREVALASHTKARDLFQRLSALKEITPIFTRPIFHEFVVRLKKPVEKVISQMDQRGILAGYSLKEDYPELGNCLLICVTETKTNEDIAYYEKVFLEII, from the coding sequence ATGCCTTTTATTCCCCATACACCTAACGATCAAAAGGAAATGTTAGCCCTTATAGGTGCTGATAACATTGAACGGTTATTTGATGAGATTCCTTCTAATTTAATGCGTGCCGCGCTCAAGCAGATTCCAGAAGGATTAAATGAAGCAGCTATTACCCACCTCATGGAGGAACGCGAGCCTCAAAAATCACTATGCTTTATTGGTGCCGGTGCTTATGAACACCACATTCCCGCGGCCGTGTGGGAAATTACCACGCGAGGAGAATTTTACACGGCATATACGCCTTATCAGGCTGAAGCCAGTCAAGGAAACTTGCAATTAATTTACGAATATCAAACCATGATGGCTGAATTGCTGGCCATGGACGTTTCTAATGCTTCTTTGTACGATGGCGCCAGCGCCTTAGCTGAAGCGGCGTTGATGGCAGTCCGCCTCAAGCGAGGCAAAACACGCCGCATTTTAGTCCCAGCCACTGTCCACCCAGCTTATCGACAAGTTCTGACATCAATTGTCCAACAGCAAAAAATTAGTGTCGAGGTTATTCCTTATGATCTTAAGCAAGGAATAGTAGATCACCAATGGCTAGGTACTGTGGATATGACAGATGTTACCGCTCTCATCATTCCGCAGCCTAATTTTTTTGGCGCTTTAGAAGCTGTAGATACGTTAACAGATTGGGCTCATGGACAGGATATTTTAGTTATTGCTAGCGTGAATCCCTTAGCAATGACTTTATTAAAACCGCCTGGACGGTGGGGGCGGCAACAAGGCGTGGACATCGCCTGTGGCGAAGGACAGCCTTTAGGGGTTCCTTTAGCCTCCGGTGGACCCTATTTTGGATTTATAGGTTGTAAGAAAGAATATGTGCGACAACTTCCGGGGAGAATCGTAGCAAGAACCGTTGATGGTGAGGGTCGTGAAGGATTTACTTTAACCCTACAAGCCCGCGAACAACACATTCGCCGTTCTAAAGCCACCTCAAATATTTGTACTAATCAAGGGTTGGTGGTAACCGCAGCTACTATTTATTTAAGTTTACTAGGAGCAAAAGGTTTACGTGAAGTGGCATTAGCGTCCCACACAAAAGCGCGGGATCTGTTTCAGCGTTTATCCGCTCTCAAAGAAATTACGCCGATATTTACTCGACCTATTTTTCATGAATTCGTAGTTCGATTGAAAAAACCGGTGGAAAAAGTGATTAGCCAAATGGATCAACGAGGGATTTTAGCCGGGTATTCTTTAAAAGAGGATTACCCTGAACTAGGGAATTGTCTGTTAATTTGTGTAACAGAAACGAAGACCAATGAGGATATAGCCTATTATGAGAAAGTTTTTCTTGAAATAATTTAA